The proteins below are encoded in one region of Paramisgurnus dabryanus chromosome 2, PD_genome_1.1, whole genome shotgun sequence:
- the ctr9 gene encoding RNA polymerase-associated protein CTR9 homolog has translation MSRGSIEIPLRDTDEVIELDFDQLPEGDEVISILKQEHTQLHIWIALALEYYKQGKTEDFVKLLEAARIDGNLDYRDHEKDQMTCLDTLAAYYVQQARKEKNKDAKKDLINQSTLLYTMADKIIMYDQNHLLGRACFCLLEGDKMDQADAQFQFVLNQSTNNIPALLGKACISFNKKDYRGALAYYKKALRTNPGCPAEVRLGMGHCFVKLNKLEKARLAFGRALELNSKCVGALVGLAVLELNNKEADSIKNGVQLLSRAYTIDPSNPMVLNHLANHFFFKKDYSKVQHLALHAFHNTEVEAMQAESCYQLARSFHVQEDYDQAFQYYYQATQFASPTFVLPFFGLGQMYVYRRDKENAAQCFEKVLKAYPNNYETMKILGSLYATLDDQEKRDIAKEHLKKVTVQYSDDVEAWIELAQILEQTDIQGALSAYGTATRILQEKVQADVPPEILNNLGALHFRLGNLGEAKKYFLASLERAKAEGEHDEHYYNAISVTTSYNLARLYEAMCEFHEAEKLYKNVLREHPNYVDCYLRLGAMARDKGNFYEASDWFKEALQINQDHPDAWSLIGNLHLAKQEWGPGQKKFERILKQPSTQNDTYSMLALGNVWLQTLHQPTRDREKEKRHQDRALAIYKQVLRNDSKNLYAANGIGAVLAHKGYFREARDVFAQVREATADISDVWLNLAHIYVEQKQYISAVQMYENCLKKFYKHQNTEVLLYLARALFKCCKLQECKQMLLKARHVAPNDTVLMFNVALVLQRLATLVLKDEKSNLKAVLSAVKELELAHRYFSYLSKAGDKMRFDLALAASEARQCSDLLSQAQYHVARARKQDEEEKEHRAKQEQERDQLRQQMQREQEEKKNKVAEEQKKLLEQRAQYVEKTKNLLNFSEGMKEGAKEKKKGGGGGRRKKGGDYDDFVNDDSDEDLPLKKKKKKKVGSGSEVEDGEGEDGEQKSRKKRKRPGRREDDGSDDEGSSRPKKQRKPRERKKIEKAKPERMPPSLKGKIKSKAIISSSDSSSDEDGLKIAEERNPRDSGSGSDEDEGHRKRIASDSDSGAEERNQSGSEAGSPQRSRNSAPSESGSERPVKRRRPQQQRSDSEQSDNESKRSRSEGSDDESRPGSPAAASDQGSDNEGSPQRSDNDSEQEGSNNEASNNEASNNEASNNEASNRGSDDDSD, from the exons ATGTCTCGGGGATCCATTGAAATCCCTTTGCGGGACACAGATGAG GTTATTGAGCTTGATTTTGATCAGCTTCCTGAAGGAGATGAAGTGATCAGTATTCTCAAACAGGAGCACACACAGCTGCACATATGGATCGCACTCGCT TTGGAGTACTACAAACAAGGAAAGACGGAAGATTTCGTCAAGTTGCTGGAGGCGGCTCGTATCGACGGAAACCTCGACTACAGAGACCATGAGAAGGACCAGATGACGTGTCTGGATACTCTAGCAGCTTACTATGTCCAACAGGCTCGAAAGGAGAAGAACAAAGATGCCAAGAAGGACCTCATCAACCAGTCCACTCTTCTGTACACTATGGCAGACAAGATTATTATGTATGATCAG AACCATCTGCTGGGAAGAGCTTGCTTTTGTCTTCTGGAAGGGGATAAGATGGATCAAGCAGATGCTCAGTTTCAATTCGTCCTTAACCAGTCAACAAACAACATCCCTGCACTGCTGG GTAAGGCGTGCATCTCTTTCAACAAAAAGGATTACAGAGGAGCTCTGGCCTACTACAAGAAAGCACTTCGCACCAACCCTGGCTGTCCAG CCGAGGTGAGGCTTGGCATGGGCCATTGCTTTGTCAAGCTCAACAAACTGGAGAAAGCTCGCTTGGCGTTCGGCAGAGCTTTGGAGCTGAACTCCAAATGCGTGGGGGCCTTGGTAGGTTTGGCCGTGCTCGAGCTGAACAATAAAGAGGCCGACTCTATCAAGAACGGAGTTCAGCTGCTTTCCAGAGCATACACCATTGACCCGAGCAACCCCATGGTGCTCAATCACCTCGCCAACCATTTCTTCTTCAAAAAAGACTATAGCAAAGTGCAGCATCTGGCTCTTCATGCTTTTCACAACACGGAGGTGGAAGCTATGCAGGCAGAGAGCTGCTATCAGTTAGCTCGTTCCTTTCACGTCCAG GAGGATTATGACCAAGCCTTCCAGTACTACTACCAGGCCACCCAGTTTGCATCACCTACTTTTGTACTGCCCTTCTTCGGCCTGGGTCAGATGTACGTCTATCGTAGAGACAAGGAGAATGCCGCACAATGCTTTGAAAAGGTCCTGAAGGCTTATCCCAATAACTACGAGACCATGAAAATCCTCGGGTCGCTTTATGCCACGTTGGATGACCAGGAGAAGAGAGACATTGCAAAA GAACATCTGAAAAAAGTCACTGTGCAATATTCTGATGATGTGGAAGCGTGGATTGAGCTGGCGCAAATTTTGGAACAAACAGACATTCAG GGTGCTTTATCTGCTTATGGCACCGCCACTCGTATCCTGCAAGAGAAGGTCCAAGCTGATGTTCCCCCTGAGATCCTCAACAACTTGGGAGCTTTGCACTTCCGTTTGGGAAATCTTGGAGAAGCCAAA AAATACTTCCTGGCGTCTTTAGAGAGAGCAAAAGCGGAGGGCGAACATGATGAGCACTATTACAACGCCATCTCTGTCACCACCTCCTATAACCTGGCGAGACTGTATGAGGCCATGTGCGAGTTTCATGAGGCTGAGAAGCTCTACAAGAACGTCCTGAGAGAACATCCCAACTATGTTGACT GTTACTTACGTCTTGGAGCGATGGCACGTGACAAGGGAAATTTCTACGAAGCATCTGACTGGTTCAAAGAAGCTCTTCAGATCAATCAG gATCACCCTGATGCCTGGTCGTTGATCGGTAACCTCCATCTGGCCAAGCAGGAATGGGGACCCGGACAGAAGAAGTTTGAACGCATCCTTAAACAGCCGTCCACCCAGAACGACACCTATTCGATGCTGGCGCTGGGTAACGTGTGGCTTCAAACGCTGCACCAGCCCACAAGAGATCGAGAAAAG gaaAAGCGGCATCAGGATCGAGCTCTGGCCATCTACAAACAAGTGCTGAGGAATGATTCCAAAAATCTATATGCTGCCAATGGCATAG GTGCTGTGTTGGCACACAAGGGTTATTTCCGAGAAGCGCGAGACGTATTCGCCCAGGTGAGAGAAGCCACAGCAGATATCAGTGACGTCTGGCTGAACCTGGCACACATTTATGTGGAGCAGAAGCAGTACATCAGTGCCGTGCAAATG TATGAGAACTGCTTGAAGAAGTTTTACAAACATCAGAACACAGAAGTGCTGCTGTATTTGGCCCGGGCGCTCTTTAAATGTTGCAAGCTGCAGGAATGTAAACAAATGCTTCTGAAG GCTCGGCATGTGGCTCCCAATGACACAGTGTTGATGTTTAATGTTGCACTGGTGCTACAGAGGTTGGCCACACTTGTGCTGAAGGATGAGAAGAGTAACCTGAAGGCTGTACTGAGTGCAGTGAAAGAGCTGGAGCTGGCTCACAG GTACTTCAGCTATCTCAGTAAGGCTGGAGACAAAATGAGATTTGATTTGGCGCTGGCAGCAAGTGAAGCCAG ACAGTGCTCTGACCTGCTGAGCCAGGCTCAGTACCACGTGGCCCGAGCTCGTAAACAGGACGAGGAGGAGAAGGAGCACCGCGCTAAACAGGAGCAGGAGCGAGACCAGCTGCGGCAGCAGATGCAACGAGAGCAGGAGGAGAAGAAGAACAAGGTGGCTGAGGAGCAGAAGAAGCTCCTGGAGCAGAGAGCTCAATATGTAGAGAAGACCAAGAACCTGCTCAACTTCTCAGAGGGCATGAAAGAAGGAGCCAAGGAGAAGAAGAAGGGAGGAGGTGGAGGACGG CGCAAGAAAGGAGGTGACTATGATGACTTTGTCAATGATGACTCCGATGAGGATCTACCactaaagaagaagaagaagaagaaggttgGGAGTGGCAGCGAGGTGGAGGATGGAGAAGGAGAAGATGGAGAGCAGAAATCCCGCAAGAAACGAAAGAG ACCTGGTAGGAGAGAGGATGACGGTTCAGATGATGAGGGAAGCTCGAGGCCCAAAAAGCAACGCAAACCTAGAGAGCGCAAGAAGATTGAGAAG GCCAAGCCCGAGCGCATGCCGCCATCCCTCAAAGGGAAGATCAAATCCAAAGCCATCATTTCCTCCTCTGATTCCTCCTCCGATGAGGACGGGCTGAAAATAGCAGAGGAGAG AAACCCCAGGGACAGCGGCTCAGGTTCAGATGAAGATGAAGGCCACAGGAAACGCATCGCTTCCGACAGCGATTCCGGAGCGGAGGAGCGAAACCAGTCGGGTAGCGAGGCCGGCAGCCCTCAGCGGTCTAGAAATTCAGCGCCTTCAGAGTCTGGCAGCGAACGGCCGGTGAAGAGGAGGAGACCGCAGCAGCAGCGGTCCGACTCGGAGCAGTCGGACAACGAGAGCAAGAGGAGCCGCTCTGAAGGATCCGACGACGAATCCCGGCCTGGATCTCCGGCAGCCGCGTCGGATCAGGGATCGGACAACGAGGGCTCTCCACAGAGGTCTGACAATGATTCGGAGCAAGAGGGCTCCAACAACGAAGCCTCCAACAACGAAGCCTCCAACAACGAAGCCTCCAACAACGAAGCCTCCAACAGAGGCTCAGATGATGATAgtgactga